In Leptospira licerasiae serovar Varillal str. VAR 010, the sequence ACCATGTTCGCTCCCATAGATCCGTACAGTGTGGTGATCAAGGCTGCCGCCATCCCTGTTCCGATCGCACTTGCGTCTCCGGAGCCAAGGTTTTTTAACATCTGAACGAGTCCGATCAGAGTTCCGATCATCCCGAACGCAGGAGCAAGCGCTCCCCAGTTTTCCCACCAGGCTTTTCCGGCGCCGTGTCTGGATGCAATATTACTCATTTCGGTTTCCATAATATTGCGAACGAGTTCAGGGTCCGTTCCGTCCACTACGAGGGTGATTCCCTTTCTTAAAAATTCTTCCGGAAGTTCGTTTACGTCGTCTTCCAACGCGAGTAGACCTTCTCTCCTTGCTTTTTCGGAAAAGGAAACCAATGTTTTGATAAGTCCTATGAGGTCGCTTTTTTCTTCTCTAAAAGCTTTACGAGTTACCTTTCCCAATTCCAAGGTATTTTGCCAAGGTACCGCCATAACCGTACAAGCAGTAGCCCCTCCGAATGTAATTAGGATCGAGGGAATGTCCACGATATCGATCGGATTCAAACCGGCGGAAAGAATCCCGAAAATAAACACTGTTATCGCAGCGCCGAAGCCTATGATTGTAGCTATATCCATTGTAGTCTAATCTGCCCTCTTAAATTGATCCGGCGCGGAACCCAAAGGAAACACCAGCACTCGTTTTTTGAACTCCAAAATTTTTTCGATCACTTGTGGAATACTCTCTTGGACCACGTATTTTCTATCGTTAGACAAAGTGATCGTAGTATCCGGATTGGCCTCGATACATTCTATATGAGAGGCGTTTAGAACGAATTCATTTCCTTTTAATCTATGTAAAGTAATCAAGCGCCCCTCCTTTTTCCAGAGTTCTTTTTTATAGTCTCGACCGTCTTTTGGATTTGGATGATGAATTTTTCCTCCGTAAAACGGTTTACCGAGGCCTGAAAGTCCTTAGATTTCCATTCTTTTCGTTCGGATTCCCGAATGGCGGAATTCAATGCCTCCACTGTTTGCTCTTTGAAGAATAGCCCGGTCTTTCCCGAGACCACTGTTTCCAAGGCTCCACCTTTTGCATAAGCCAGAACAGGAGTACAATACCCCTGAGCTTCGACAGGTGCGATCCCGAAATCTTCCATTCCGGGAAAAATGAATGTCTTAGCCTTAGACATATACTCTTGCACTTCGTTTCTTGGCCGATGAGGTAGGATTTCCACATTAGGTGGAAGATCTTTTACAAGTTTTTTATATTCTTGGCCGCTTCCTAAAATTTTGAGCGGTCTCCCGTTTTTTCTGTATGCTTCTATCGCTAAATCTATCCTTTTATAAGGAGCGAATGCGGAAACGATTAGGTCGAAGTTTTCCTTCTTCCCTGCCTGGACCTGAAACCCTTTGGGCAAACAAGGTGGATATACTACCTTGGAATCCCTTCTGTAGAATTTTTGGATCCTTCTGGAAACGAACTCCGAATTGCATAAGAAAGAATCCACTCTATTGGAAGAAACGGAATCCCAAGTGCGAAGATAGCTAGAGACAAGTTGAAATGCAAAAAACTTCAAACCGCTTCTTGCGGGGAAGTAATCGTAATACAAGTCCCAAACGTATCTCATGGGAGAATGTACATAGCTGATGTGGATCGCATCCGGGTCAGGGATTATACCTTTGGCAACACAATGAGAAGAAGATACGATCAGATCATATCCTCTTAGATCCAAGGACTCTATCGCAGTAGGAAATAACGGAAGATACCAACGGTATTTGGATTTAAAAGGCAGGCGATCCGTAAACGCGGTTACGATCTTTCTATTTTCGATTCTTTCGTTTAACTTCCCTTTTTCATAAAAAAGAGTAAATAGATCCGCATCCGGAAATACTTTAAGGATAGAATCGAGTACGATCTCTCCCCCTCTCATTCCATTCAGCCAATCATGGATCACTGCGACTTTCATAGATACTAGGATCGGCAAGGTAGCCTAGTTTGTCCCCGCCTTTTCGAAGTATCTACTTATCGGAACTATAGTTTGTTCAGATAGAAATCGCTGGAAATCCCACCGATGATGGTGGTCCTACGATACAAATTGATGGAGAACGGGATGGGAGCGCTTCTTTCTATTTTGCGATACCCTTCTACATATCTTCTGGCATCGTCCCCTAAAATTCTCATGTCAGTCAATGTCTCGGCCAAATTATCGTAAGTATCGGGATCGTTTATAAATCTTGGAACGGAGCCGTTACTACTTTTGAGTTTGTAAGAGATCTCTTCCAAGTTTGCAAACATCAAATTAATATCTTGTTTGTTCTCCCGGATCACGCCGGTGGACGCAGCGAAAAAGTCATCATAGTATCTGGCAGAAGGAGTAAAGTCCGGACGAGAATCCTCTTCTTCTTTGTAAGTGGGTCTGAAAAAAGTCTGTTTAGAATCTTCTTCCGCGTTTCCGGGATTTATATCTATCGTTCGCCCTGCAAGGACAG encodes:
- a CDS encoding motility protein A, with the protein product MDIATIIGFGAAITVFIFGILSAGLNPIDIVDIPSILITFGGATACTVMAVPWQNTLELGKVTRKAFREEKSDLIGLIKTLVSFSEKARREGLLALEDDVNELPEEFLRKGITLVVDGTDPELVRNIMETEMSNIASRHGAGKAWWENWGALAPAFGMIGTLIGLVQMLKNLGSGDASAIGTGMAAALITTLYGSMGANMVAIPIMKKLIRKSEDELLVRQIMIEGTLSIQSGDNPRIVKDKLASYLPPGERGVLKDEND
- a CDS encoding flagellar FlbD family protein yields the protein MITLHRLKGNEFVLNASHIECIEANPDTTITLSNDRKYVVQESIPQVIEKILEFKKRVLVFPLGSAPDQFKRAD
- a CDS encoding glycosyltransferase, which translates into the protein MKVAVIHDWLNGMRGGEIVLDSILKVFPDADLFTLFYEKGKLNERIENRKIVTAFTDRLPFKSKYRWYLPLFPTAIESLDLRGYDLIVSSSHCVAKGIIPDPDAIHISYVHSPMRYVWDLYYDYFPARSGLKFFAFQLVSSYLRTWDSVSSNRVDSFLCNSEFVSRRIQKFYRRDSKVVYPPCLPKGFQVQAGKKENFDLIVSAFAPYKRIDLAIEAYRKNGRPLKILGSGQEYKKLVKDLPPNVEILPHRPRNEVQEYMSKAKTFIFPGMEDFGIAPVEAQGYCTPVLAYAKGGALETVVSGKTGLFFKEQTVEALNSAIRESERKEWKSKDFQASVNRFTEEKFIIQIQKTVETIKKNSGKRRGA
- a CDS encoding MlaD family protein, coding for MKFPIPSPIHLGFVFFCAFFVLLYQSVIERSGSEEDYPYTLKIYYPKSQGIRPGTPVSILGLARGIVRDVDVVGIEEVPDKRFLDKNRTKAVEITIRLAEPITLYSNYDISFRTATVLAGRTIDINPGNAEEDSKQTFFRPTYKEEEDSRPDFTPSARYYDDFFAASTGVIRENKQDINLMFANLEEISYKLKSSNGSVPRFINDPDTYDNLAETLTDMRILGDDARRYVEGYRKIERSAPIPFSINLYRRTTIIGGISSDFYLNKL